In Brassica rapa cultivar Chiifu-401-42 unplaced genomic scaffold, CAAS_Brap_v3.01 Scaffold0716, whole genome shotgun sequence, the DNA window GATGACAAGTCTTTTGTGAAACCCAAGGAAGAGCATGAGGACAAGGGAAAGGCACCAGCTGCTAGATCCAGGGATGTgaagtgcttcaaatgtcatGGTTTTGGGCACTATGccaatgagtgcaccaacaagaaAGCAATGATCCTCTTGGACAGTGGTGAGGTGATAtccgaagaagaagaggaagccatAGACTATCCAGTTCGTGGAGAACTACTTGTCACAAGGAGATCATTGGCAGTACAATCCAAGCTAGATGTAGATAATCAAAGGGAGAATCTGTTTCATACTCGTTGCATAGTTTATGAAAAAGTATGCAGTTTGATTATAGATGGAGGAAGCTGTACTAATGTTGCTAGTGAAGCTCTTGTAGAAAAGCTTGGATTGAAAACAGGGAAGCATCCTAGGCCATACCTTCTACAATGGTTGAATGAGGAGGGCGAGCTGAAGGTCACTGATCAAGTAATGGTTCCTATAACCATTGGAAGATACCAAGATGAGATCGTGTGTGATGTTCTGCCCATGGACTCTAGCCATATCTTGTTGGGAAGGCCTTGGCAGTATGATAGAAGAGTCATTCACGATGGGTTCACTAACCGGCATTCCTTCACCCACAGAGACAAGAAGATTGTACTGGCACCTTTGTCTCCACAAGAGGTACATGAGGATCAACTTCAACTAAAACTTAGGCGACAAGAAGCTAAAGAGAAACCAGCTGACAAGCAAAAGAAGGAGACTAATCTCTTAGCCAAGAGTAGTGAGATCAAGAAAGCTTTGTGTCTTCAACAATCTatgcttttatttgtttttaaaggtGCCCTAATGTCTTCTTCTGACCCTGCACCGGTTCTACCGAGTGAACTTGAGTTTCTTTTGCAGGACTATGGTGATGTCTTTCCAGACGAGAGCCCAAAAGGACTTCCTCCCATGCGTGGGATTGAACACCAAATAGACTTGGTCCCTGGAGCTTCTCTCCCAAACCGCCCTGCCTATAGAACCAACcctgaagaaacaaaagagctaCAGAAGCAAGTAGATGAGCTCATTGAGAAAGGacatatccgagagagcatgagcccttgtgcagtaccagtgctccttgtgcctaagaaggatggaagctggcgcatgtgtgtagattgcagagccatcaacaatatcactgtaaagtacagacatcctattcctagacttgatgatatgttggatgagcTACATGGTTCTTGTGTGTTCTCTAAGGTAGATTtaaaaagtggatatcatcagattaggatgaaagaaggggatgaatggaaaacagcctttaaaactaaacatggtctgtatgagtggcttgttatgccatttggtcttaccaatgccCCTAGCACTTTCATGAGGTTGATGAACCATGTCTTGAGGTCTTTTATAGGACACTTTGTTGTAgtttattttgatgatattttgaTCTACAGCAAGAGTATGGCTGAGCATGTGCATCACTTGAAATCTGTGTTAGAAGTGCTTAGGAAAGAATCCTTGTTTGCTAACTTTAAGAAATGCACTTTTGGGACAGATCACCTTGtttttctaggatttgttgTAACAGCACAGGGAATCAGAGTGGATGAGGAAAAGGTTAGAGCTATCCGAGACTGGCCTAGTCCTAAGAGTGTGAGCGAGGTGAGAAGTTTccatggtcttgccggcttttATAGAAGATTTGTGAAGGATTTTAGCACCATAGCTGCACCACTCACTGAAGTCATCAAGAAGGATGTGGGTTTCAAGTGGGAGAAGGCGCAAGAGGAGGCTTTTCAAAACCtgaaagggaagttgactaatGCTCCTTTGCTAGTTCTTCCAGATTTTACTAAGacctttgaaattgaatgtgatgcttctggtgtagGTATTGGAGCTGTGctgatgcaggagaagagacccatagcatatttcagtgagaaactaagTGGAgctgatgtgatcatggaaagcaccaaggaatGGAATCATGAACCTGATCATGGAGAACTTGTAGCTGTGGAAGAACCTACACTTGAAGAATGTTTGAGCCGAAATAAAGCTTCTATCATCAGAGACAACTTGATCTACATTCAAGCTACTCTAcactcaagctgatcatcatctaggcaagtagcttgtgtgtactctttttcccttgattggttttgtcccactgggttttccaatcaaggtttttaatgaggccacaagttacttctcttacctcctagatgattgatcttggtctgtccacatgaagaccttatgttatataattttatctaagtttttatgctatgtttttattttcgaaaactctagtctttgttgtgtttccaagggagccttgtctttattttccttgtattttcgaaaccttgtgcatgtacaaggcttctcctttatattctggtcgtggccccttgtatcagcatccatctttttatcaaaaacctttgttttctcttttcttcttgcttgtcgagttgattgagtgttggtgtgtaatatccaacttctggtgtgtaatatccagagactaagggctctagtttggtgtgtcatatccaatctattgcctaggagtatcaaggagcctttccgcagcctcttgtgtcaccattcgatccacataccttgagaaacttgagtcttttgattcgtttctgcaaggattatcccatctgttccagagcatcagcctaggatctcatcaagtggtatcagagcaactctggaaGGGAAGTGTTCATCTTTCTCTATGATTTTCGATTTGTCTCTTCATATTCATGCTAGAAACTGATAGATCTGTGTTGTGGCTGTCGAAATTTGATAGATTAAGTTTATCTGATTTCGTTTGTGTGTTAAAAACTCTTCATATACCTTGCTGAGAAAGTTTTCTGATTTACTTGATCAATCTGTTTCTGTTTCTGAAATTTCGAATTTGTTTCTGTCTTGATCTACTCTGTTTTGATTAAACTTGATGTACTAGACTTGAAAGTGAACCTGAAATCAAAATCTCTCTGTTCTGTTTCGAAATCAATCTGATCtgttaggtttgtgatttatcaGTTCTGTTCAGATTAGTTTTGATCTGTTTTAAATCATTGGTTGAGTTTCTAATTTGTTCTGAGAATTGTCTAAGGTTTTAAGCTTCAGTTTGAATCTGTTTCTGGTTTTGcaaattgatttttgttttctctgtagAACTTGTTACTGCTGTGTGTTGTTTTCTGTCTCAGGTACAATGGCAGGAGATCAGAAAGGAAAAATCACTAAGGAAGAAAGGCTGTTACTTAAATCTATGAATGCTCAAATGCAGCAGATGTTGGATACCAACATGGGTGAATTTCGAAAGGAGCTTAGACAAAAGTTTCTGCAGCAAACTGATGATCTTAGGCagcaaaataaaaacagaatGGACAAACAAAAGCTTGAGCCTAGACCACCAGATTCTGTTCCAAACGAATCAAGCAAGCATAAGTGGTATAAGGAAGAGGAAGCAGGACGTGGCCAACAGTCTTACAAACAGCCAGCCCACACTTCGAGCAGACCACATCAAGCTTCTCGCACTCCTAAATCAAATATTCATTCTTCTTACAATCAAATTGTCACTAAGCCTCAACTTTATGTTTTTACAGGGGAAGGTGATTATTTAAAGTGGGAAAGAACAATGGAGAAGTGGCTTTGCTACAACAAAATCCTGAAGAGAGAAGCATTGGCTTATGTGATGTCTCAGCTCAAAGGAAACGTTTTTAAGTGGTTgttgcaagaagaagatgatcgcAGGTACTACAAGGAACCAGCTATCACCACTTGGGAAGATCTGAAGTTGCTACTAGGGAAGAAGTATGCATCCAAAGGCCACACTTCTCTGAAATCTCCAAAGAAGAAAGTCATATCCGCAACAGACTTCAAAAGTGAAAAATCAGAAACCAAGATGGCTGATTATGAGAAAGAAATCAGCAGCCTTGTTAAGGAGATTCTTAAGACCAGCAAGCACTTagacaagcagaagaagctccCAAAGAATCAAGAACCAGTTGCTACTGTCTCAGAACTCAATGATGCAGAACCAGACTCAGCTGCCCCAATTCAAGAAGCTCAAACCAAAACATCTATGGGAAAAGGAAAGTTTGAGAAAGAACAAGAGTTTTCTCTGTTCTTACCTCACTCTGaatctaattttgataattcctTTAATGAACTAACTTGTCTTGGACCGGTGCAACCGAGTAGAATTGTTTCAGTGTCACAGGTTGCAAAAGAAGACTCAGCAGAAAAAGAACCAGAGAGTACAACACAAGAAGAACAACAGAAAAACTTGCAGACAAAATCAGCTCATGAATCTTTGTCTTATGATCTGCAAGAGCACTGTAAGGAGTTTAATATGGTTGCTTCTGTGCCTAGAATGTTTGTTAAAGTGAGTACTGAAGACATAAAACGTTTTGGTCTTGATAAAGTAaaagatttttgtgtttcaaaatctgtttttgataacatgtttaaatcttttaaaGAAATTAAACCAGAAATCATCTTTGatcaaaaacgttttcaaaatcaaaataataacatttgTGGTCATATTCtgagttttgatcattttctgaaacatgtcaaaagttttgatcattttgaaaaggTTTTAGAGCTTGAATTGAAACAATCTGATTTCTGTTTGAAACCTTGTGATTCATTTGCTAGAACTGAAGAAAGGAGTTTTGTTACGAACTTCCATGTGCATAAACTGATCCTTGATAATTCTTGTGTTTCTGCTTATGTATTGAATGAACCTAAGAAGTTGCAGGAACCGAAATTGCATCAATctgattttagatttaaatttgtgaaatctGCAAAGTTCACTAAGTTTGAGCTTGATTGTTTGTGTGCTGAAAATGATTCTAAACATGTAGGTTGGTTCTTTGATGATATTCTAGTGTATAACACTTTCTTTGATAAACCTGCTGCACAATTGAAACTAGATATCACTAATTCTGAATGTGTGAACTTGAACCTTAATGATATCTGGGTCTGCAGTATTTTCTTTGATATGCATCATAGATGGAGGAATCATGCTGTTTTGTGCTTTGGAGACATTCTGGTCTACAACACTTTCTTTGACATGATAACACACTTGACTTGTCCAAAAAGAGCTGAGAAGTGTACAGGTAAAAAGAGGGGCTATACTGATGAGTCCTTGGCTAAGCTGGAGATGCAACAATCAAATCTTGGAAGCTGTCTAGCCGCCAACTTTGACATAGGAGCAGTCCGAGGATCATATCTCAGCAACCAGAAGGAATTAAGCAACAAACTCAACTGCAATGGAAACTACACTCATCAGGGTCTCACGTCGAACTGGAATCATGTCCAAAGCTTCTCAAATGAAAGAGTTATGGGTTCTACAAGACGGGTGATTCTGTGTTtgctttgtttgaatttttctgagtatagaacatctcaatcctatatatggcgaccaggtgagcatgctaaggtaaccaatcatgttttcaagagttcctttattgattacacagatatgatgcacttgtttttgtcaaaagagtcatgtgcagattatatggaagctttgaagcatgcaaagacaaagaacaagcgtgaggaagacaaacgtttcaagccgcctgatctaagccaggagagacatcaggacgtcacttgcttcatcctcatcaaagaagcacctccagatgcaacatacaagccaaaaccgagaaaatatAACTTTGGGATAAGAATCTTACTCTATGATGATTTTGCTTGtgttaacttgtcttgtttcaaAGTATCAGGTTTAAGTAATGCCTCAGGAGTGAGGAAAGCCAAATGGATCAGTCCCTTCTACCTAATAGAACCAGTCAGCGACAATGCCTATCAAAGAGGCTTGCAAGGTAAGTGTAATCTGATTATTACTGACTTGGTCCCTTCTATTGCAGGtaacacagatttgaggacaaatctttttgaagtgggaggggatgatgtgatcatggaaagcaccaaggaatGGAATCATGAACCTGATCATGGAGAACTTGTAGCTGTGGAAGAACCTACACTTGAAGAATGTTTGAGCCGAAATAAAGCTTCTATCATCAGAGACAACTTGATCTACATTCAAGCTACTCTAcactcaagctgatcatcatctaggcaagtagcttgtgtgtactctttttcccttgattggttttgtcccactgggttttccaatcaaggtttttaatgaggccacaagttacttctcttacctcctagatgattgatcttggtctgtccacatgaagaccttatgttatataattttatctaagtttttatgctatgtttttattttcgaaaactctagtctttgttgtgtttccaagggagccttgtctttattttccttgtattttcgaaaccttgtgcatgtacaaggcttctcctttatattctggtcgtggccccttgtatcagcatccatctttttatcaaaaacctttgttttctcttttcttcttgcttgtcgagttgattgagtgttggtgtgtaatatccaacttctggtgtgtaatatcca includes these proteins:
- the LOC117130843 gene encoding uncharacterized protein LOC117130843 yields the protein MAGDQKGKITKEERLLLKSMNAQMQQMLDTNMGEFRKELRQKFLQQTDDLRQQNKNRMDKQKLEPRPPDSVPNESSKHKWYKEEEAGRGQQSYKQPAHTSSRPHQASRTPKSNIHSSYNQIVTKPQLYVFTGEGDYLKWERTMEKWLCYNKILKREALAYVMSQLKGNVFKWLLQEEDDRRYYKEPAITTWEDLKLLLGKKYASKGHTSLKSPKKKVISATDFKSEKSETKMADYEKEISSLVKEILKTSKHLDKQKKLPKNQEPVATVSELNDAEPDSAAPIQEAQTKTSMGKGKFEKEQEFSLFLPHSESNFDNSFNELTCLGPVQPSRIVSVSQVAKEDSAEKEPESTTQEEQQKNLQTKSAHESLSYDLQEHCKEFNMVASVPRMFVKVSTEDIKRFGLDKVKDFCVSKSVFDNMFKSFKEIKPEIIFDQKRFQNQNNNICGHILSFDHFLKHVKSFDHFEKVLELELKQSDFCLKPCDSFARTEERSFVTNFHVHKLILDNSCVSAYVLNEPKKLQEPKLHQSDFRFKFVKSAKFTKFELDCLCAENDSKHVGWFFDDILVYNTFFDKPAAQLKLDITNSECVNLNLNDIWVCSIFFDMHHRWRNHAVLCFGDILVYNTFFDMITHLTCPKRAEKCTGKKRGYTDESLAKLEMQQSNLGSCLAANFDIGAVRGSYLSNQKELSNKLNCNGNYTHQGLTSNWNHVQSFSNERVMGSTRRVILCLLCLNFSEYRTSQSYIWRPGEHAKVTNHVFKSSFIDYTDMMHLFLSKESCADYMEALKHAKTKNKREEDKRFKPPDLSQERHQDVTCFILIKEAPPDATYKPKPRKYNFGIRILLYDDFACVNLSCFKVSGLSNASGVRKAKWISPFYLIEPVSDNAYQRGLQGNTDLRTNLFEVGGDDVIMESTKEWNHEPDHGELVAVEEPTLEECLSRNKASIIRDNLIYIQATLHSS